A single genomic interval of Burkholderiales bacterium harbors:
- a CDS encoding GntR family transcriptional regulator, which yields MQPPLYETVANEIAALIKAGTLRPGQRVPSVRRLSAQREVSISTVLQAYRLLEDRKIIEARPQSGYYVRHPGLRLAEPQRSEPPARPSKVGVSNLVEALLEAGKRPEIAPLGTACAAPELYPAARLQRIASSLARRKPRLISAYSLPPGNDRLRQALARRALDWGCRLEPGNLIVTSGCTEAVNLCLRAVTEPGDTVALESPTYFGLLQIVESLKLKALEIPTCPRRGLSLDALELAMRSGQVKAAVVMSNASNPLGATLSDENKKRLAGLAAAHRVPVIEDNVHGEIYNGTHPPKVAKCYDPDGWILLCGSFSKTLAPGFRIGWVEPGRYRDRVYTHKFVASMAQPELLQEALAEFLESGGYDRHLRILRTRLAAQVGALSDAVAASFPKETRITRPAGGFVLWIELPEGVDAMTLHREALEHGIGIAPGPMFTASDRYRHCIRLNCGHPLTRPLEQAVMRLGDLVRHQLEATRHKARVPA from the coding sequence ATGCAGCCGCCGCTCTACGAGACCGTCGCCAACGAAATCGCGGCGCTGATCAAAGCGGGCACCCTGCGCCCGGGGCAGCGGGTGCCGTCCGTGCGCCGCCTCTCGGCCCAGCGGGAGGTGAGCATCTCCACCGTGCTCCAAGCCTACCGCCTGCTGGAAGACCGCAAGATCATCGAGGCCCGCCCCCAGTCGGGCTACTACGTGCGCCATCCCGGATTGCGACTGGCCGAGCCGCAGCGCTCGGAGCCGCCCGCCCGCCCATCCAAGGTGGGCGTGTCCAACCTGGTGGAAGCGCTCCTAGAGGCCGGCAAGCGGCCTGAGATCGCGCCCCTCGGCACGGCGTGCGCCGCGCCGGAGCTCTACCCCGCGGCCCGGTTGCAGCGTATCGCCTCCTCCCTCGCCCGGCGCAAGCCCCGGCTGATCTCCGCCTATTCCCTTCCGCCGGGCAACGACCGGCTGCGCCAGGCGCTGGCCCGCCGCGCCCTGGACTGGGGCTGTAGGCTAGAGCCGGGCAACCTCATCGTCACCAGCGGTTGCACCGAGGCGGTCAACCTGTGCCTACGCGCCGTCACCGAGCCGGGGGACACGGTGGCGCTGGAGTCCCCCACCTATTTCGGGCTGCTGCAGATCGTGGAAAGCCTGAAGCTGAAGGCCCTGGAGATTCCCACCTGTCCGCGGCGCGGCCTGTCCCTGGACGCCCTGGAGCTGGCCATGCGCTCGGGCCAAGTGAAGGCGGCGGTGGTCATGTCCAACGCCAGCAATCCCCTGGGCGCCACCCTGTCCGACGAAAACAAAAAGCGGCTGGCCGGGCTTGCCGCCGCCCACCGGGTGCCGGTGATCGAGGACAACGTCCACGGCGAGATCTACAACGGCACGCACCCTCCTAAGGTGGCCAAGTGCTACGACCCGGACGGGTGGATCCTGCTGTGCGGCTCTTTTTCCAAGACGCTGGCGCCGGGATTCCGCATCGGCTGGGTCGAGCCGGGCCGCTATCGCGACCGGGTTTATACCCACAAATTCGTCGCCAGCATGGCCCAGCCCGAATTGCTGCAGGAGGCGCTGGCCGAGTTCCTGGAAAGCGGGGGCTACGACCGCCACCTGCGGATCCTGCGCACCCGCCTGGCGGCCCAGGTGGGCGCCCTGTCGGACGCGGTGGCCGCCTCTTTTCCCAAGGAGACGCGCATCACCCGGCCCGCCGGCGGCTTCGTGCTGTGGATCGAGCTGCCCGAGGGGGTGGACGCCATGACCCTTCACCGGGAGGCGCTGGAACATGGGATCGGTATTGCGCCGGGGCCCATGTTCACGGCATCCGACCGCTACCGCCACTGCATCCGCTTGAACTGCGGCCATCCCCTGACCCGGCCGCTGGAGCAGGCGGTGATGCGGCTCGGAGATCTGGTCCGGCATCAGTTGGAAGCAACGCGCCACAAAGCCCGGGTGCCAGCGTGA
- a CDS encoding GGDEF domain-containing protein — MTAALNRALFAVVVPATAILGAFLLVRYGGQLPPAVAALRNYGAYAMLAVTALTSLGFNRSRPFFVALTLAAAYLGYKLIIVPDLGSVAARTVYLGICLLVPVNLALLAWLPERGIFNVWGLRRLVLILGEVALVAALARAQDLYLLNLLEQRLFALALPGSPPIPQLGVLTAAGSFLAIAVRLVGRGSPNEAGLAGALAAFTCFAYTLAHPTAASAFAAAAALILFASLLQDSYRMAFRDELTGLPNRRALNERLMSLSGHYAVAMVDVDHFKRFNDAHGHDVGDQVLRMVAARLAEVGGGGRPYRFGGEEFAVLFPGVTLREALPHLEALRARIAGYKLAVRGKDRPASERSGRRERGRRAPDTHVSVTVSVGVAEPNERYTSPEEVLRAADKALYRAKRRGRNQVSR, encoded by the coding sequence TTGACCGCCGCCCTGAACCGGGCCCTTTTTGCCGTCGTTGTCCCGGCCACCGCGATCCTCGGGGCGTTTTTGCTGGTGCGCTACGGCGGGCAGCTGCCCCCTGCCGTGGCGGCGCTGCGCAACTACGGGGCCTACGCCATGCTCGCGGTCACCGCCTTGACCAGCCTGGGCTTCAACCGCAGCCGGCCTTTTTTCGTCGCCCTCACCCTCGCGGCCGCCTACCTGGGCTACAAACTGATCATCGTCCCGGACCTGGGGAGCGTGGCGGCGCGCACGGTCTACCTGGGCATCTGCCTCCTCGTGCCCGTCAACCTGGCCTTGCTGGCTTGGCTTCCCGAGCGGGGCATCTTCAACGTCTGGGGCCTGCGCCGCCTGGTGCTGATCCTGGGCGAGGTAGCCCTGGTGGCGGCCTTGGCTCGCGCCCAGGATCTTTACCTTTTGAACCTCCTCGAACAGCGGCTGTTTGCCCTGGCCCTGCCCGGCTCGCCCCCCATTCCCCAACTCGGCGTTCTGACCGCCGCCGGGTCCTTCCTGGCGATCGCCGTCCGGCTCGTGGGCCGTGGCTCCCCCAACGAGGCTGGACTCGCCGGGGCGCTGGCGGCCTTCACGTGCTTCGCCTACACCCTGGCCCACCCGACGGCGGCCAGCGCGTTCGCCGCCGCCGCGGCGCTCATCCTGTTCGCCAGCCTGCTCCAGGACTCCTACCGGATGGCTTTCCGGGACGAACTCACGGGGCTGCCGAACCGCCGGGCGTTGAACGAACGCCTGATGAGCCTGAGCGGCCACTACGCCGTGGCCATGGTGGACGTGGATCACTTCAAGCGTTTCAACGACGCCCATGGCCACGACGTGGGCGACCAGGTGCTGAGGATGGTGGCTGCCCGCCTGGCGGAAGTGGGCGGGGGTGGGCGCCCCTACCGTTTCGGCGGAGAGGAGTTTGCAGTGCTCTTTCCGGGCGTGACCCTCCGGGAGGCGCTGCCCCACCTAGAAGCGCTCCGGGCCCGGATCGCTGGGTACAAACTGGCGGTGCGCGGCAAGGACCGCCCCGCGAGCGAGCGCTCGGGACGGCGAGAGCGGGGCCGACGTGCGCCGGACACCCACGTCTCGGTCACGGTCAGCGTCGGGGTGGCCGAGCCGAACGAGCGCTACACCAGCCCCGAGGAGGTGCTGCGGGCGGCGGACAAGGCGCTCTACCGGGCCAAGCGTCGGGGGCGCAACCAAGTCAGCCGCTGA
- a CDS encoding hypothetical protein (possible pseudo, frameshifted), translated as MVQRLTDTSGKEVTAREIHELFSREYLEASDPYRYLAHHVNEKEGGEVEITVELEQRGRRRTLRGRGNGPIDAFVHALEEEVRVLDYHEHAIGAGASAAAAAYVELKLGDGPALHGAGVDANIVSASLKAIVSGVNRALAQAAETPPSTAATRAVAA; from the coding sequence GTGGTGCAAAGGCTCACCGACACCTCGGGCAAGGAAGTCACTGCCCGGGAGATCCACGAGCTGTTCAGCCGCGAGTACTTGGAGGCGTCGGATCCGTACCGCTACCTCGCCCACCACGTGAACGAAAAGGAAGGGGGCGAAGTGGAGATTACGGTGGAGCTGGAGCAGCGGGGTCGCCGCCGCACCCTGCGGGGGCGGGGCAACGGACCCATCGACGCCTTCGTGCACGCCCTGGAGGAGGAGGTGCGGGTGCTGGACTACCACGAGCACGCCATCGGCGCCGGGGCCAGCGCCGCCGCGGCCGCCTACGTGGAACTCAAGCTGGGGGACGGCCCGGCCCTCCACGGAGCGGGCGTGGACGCCAACATCGTGAGCGCGTCGCTGAAGGCCATCGTCTCGGGGGTGAACCGGGCGCTCGCCCAGGCGGCGGAGACGCCGCCCAGCACCGCGGCGACCCGCGCCGTCGCGGCATAG
- a CDS encoding cold-shock protein has protein sequence MATGTVKWFNEAKGYGFITPDGGGEDLFVHFSAIQGKGFKTLKEGQKVSFDVTQGPKGKQASNVNPA, from the coding sequence ATGGCCACCGGTACGGTGAAATGGTTCAACGAGGCGAAGGGCTACGGTTTCATCACCCCCGACGGGGGCGGTGAAGATCTTTTCGTCCACTTCTCCGCGATCCAGGGCAAGGGCTTCAAGACCCTGAAAGAAGGGCAAAAGGTATCCTTTGACGTGACCCAAGGCCCCAAGGGCAAGCAGGCGTCCAACGTCAATCCCGCCTGA
- the rhlE1 gene encoding ATP-dependent RNA helicase RhlE, with protein MSRSFAQLGLQAELLRAVEEQGYTAPTPIQIQAIPLILEGRDVLAAAQTGTGKTAGFTLPLLQRLAPAANGSTSPARHPVRALILTPTRELAAQVEGSVRTYGKYIPLRCTLIHGGVNLNPQVQALRQGADILVATPGRLLDHVQQKTVNLSRVEILVLDEADRMLDMGFIRDIRRILALLPSKRQNLLFSATFTDEIRKLAGGLLHAPALVEVARRNAEAEQIAQRVYPVSVEHKRALLAHLIASGNWRQALVFTRTKHGANRLAQQLSRDGIQAEAIHGDKSQPQRTRALQRFKDGQIRILVATDIAARGLDIEALPHVVNYDLPQVAEDYVHRIGRTGRAGASGEAVSLMTPGEQPLLGAIEKLLNRRLERHRVPSFEARQDSRAGSASSESAAGAHPHHAVAGFRGERPGSDPRGTRATASRGRARSHTGVHGAAHGSGKSPFVSHAHPPSGSGAASAMPAERRRRAGRSTRPTLALLNASSRSEA; from the coding sequence TTGTCCCGATCGTTCGCACAGCTCGGCCTGCAGGCTGAGCTCCTCCGCGCGGTGGAGGAACAGGGCTACACGGCGCCCACACCGATCCAGATCCAGGCCATTCCGCTCATTCTCGAGGGCAGGGACGTGCTCGCCGCCGCCCAGACCGGCACCGGCAAGACCGCCGGCTTCACCCTTCCACTGCTCCAGCGCCTGGCCCCCGCCGCCAACGGCTCCACCTCACCGGCCCGCCATCCCGTGCGGGCGCTGATCCTCACGCCCACCCGCGAGCTGGCGGCGCAGGTGGAAGGGAGCGTGCGCACCTACGGAAAATACATCCCGCTGCGCTGCACGCTCATCCATGGCGGCGTCAACCTGAACCCCCAGGTCCAGGCGCTGCGCCAGGGCGCGGACATCCTGGTGGCCACCCCGGGCCGGCTGCTGGATCACGTGCAGCAGAAAACGGTGAACCTGTCCCGGGTAGAAATCCTGGTGCTGGACGAAGCCGACCGCATGCTGGACATGGGTTTCATCCGCGACATCCGCCGCATCCTGGCCCTGTTGCCTTCGAAGCGGCAGAACCTGCTTTTCTCCGCCACTTTCACCGATGAGATCCGCAAGCTGGCCGGCGGGCTTCTGCACGCGCCGGCGCTAGTGGAAGTCGCACGGCGCAACGCCGAGGCCGAACAGATCGCTCAGCGGGTGTACCCGGTGTCCGTCGAGCACAAGCGGGCGCTCCTGGCCCACCTGATCGCTTCCGGCAACTGGCGCCAGGCGCTAGTGTTCACCCGGACCAAGCACGGCGCCAACCGGCTGGCCCAGCAGCTCAGCCGGGACGGGATCCAGGCCGAGGCGATCCACGGCGACAAGAGCCAGCCCCAGCGGACGCGGGCGCTGCAGCGGTTCAAAGACGGGCAGATACGCATTCTCGTGGCGACTGACATCGCCGCCCGCGGCCTGGACATCGAAGCCCTGCCCCACGTGGTGAACTACGACCTGCCCCAGGTGGCCGAGGATTACGTGCACCGCATCGGCCGCACCGGCCGGGCGGGCGCGAGCGGCGAAGCCGTCTCCCTCATGACTCCGGGCGAGCAACCCCTCCTCGGCGCCATCGAGAAGCTGCTCAACCGCCGCCTGGAGCGCCATCGAGTGCCGAGCTTCGAGGCTCGCCAAGACTCTCGCGCTGGATCCGCCAGCAGCGAATCGGCCGCCGGCGCTCACCCGCACCACGCTGTAGCGGGCTTCCGCGGTGAGCGCCCAGGCAGTGACCCTCGGGGCACCCGCGCAACCGCGAGCCGCGGCCGGGCACGAAGTCACACCGGCGTTCATGGGGCGGCCCATGGGAGTGGCAAAAGCCCGTTTGTCTCCCATGCCCACCCGCCATCGGGCTCCGGCGCCGCTTCTGCGATGCCGGCCGAAAGGAGACGCCGCGCGGGGCGCAGCACCCGGCCAACCCTCGCGCTGCTCAACGCCTCGTCCCGAAGCGAAGCCTGA